The proteins below come from a single Dinghuibacter silviterrae genomic window:
- a CDS encoding acyltransferase family protein, which produces MLSLRSAWKTIGDARFDAIPASLSVSYLPSLDGLRAISIIFVIVGHILYTTPYGRYISGSTGVMIFFAISGFLITTLLLKEQVTTGSFSLKRFYIRRFLRIFPVAYLFLLVLLVINQVFALHIARLDFLMAFFYVKNLMTVYDTSWQTGHFWSLAVEEQFYFVVPFLLKYHYRTYIRLIFILLLIGPPISILYYHSHITGTTGILLGIGVDLFGRGITSILFGSFCAILMFKGMIPLQVLSKYRFLAPFLVLLVAVGHFNITVGGWQSFWMYANPLLAGAAVLLSLQPGSWFYRLLNIPFLKWIGVLSYSLYIWQQLFTNHQPWAHTIPHGDAFWVNIPVLLLVACASYYLFEKKFLKLKDRFHGPAKAVRGEPAPVHSMA; this is translated from the coding sequence ATGCTCTCTTTGAGATCTGCATGGAAAACCATCGGCGACGCTCGTTTTGATGCCATACCTGCCAGCCTTTCTGTTTCCTACCTCCCTTCGCTGGACGGTTTGAGGGCCATATCCATCATCTTTGTCATTGTAGGTCATATCCTGTACACCACCCCTTATGGGCGGTATATCAGCGGGAGCACGGGGGTGATGATCTTTTTTGCCATCAGCGGATTCCTGATCACGACCCTGTTGCTAAAAGAGCAGGTCACGACCGGCTCCTTTTCGCTGAAGCGTTTCTATATCCGGCGTTTTCTGCGGATTTTCCCGGTTGCCTATCTCTTTCTACTGGTCTTGCTGGTCATCAACCAGGTTTTTGCCTTGCACATCGCGCGGCTCGATTTCCTGATGGCCTTTTTCTATGTAAAAAACCTGATGACGGTATACGATACGTCCTGGCAAACCGGGCATTTCTGGAGCCTGGCGGTGGAAGAGCAGTTTTATTTCGTCGTCCCTTTTTTGCTGAAATACCACTACCGAACCTATATACGCCTGATCTTTATTCTGCTGCTGATCGGTCCCCCGATTTCCATCCTGTACTATCATAGCCACATCACGGGAACGACGGGGATACTCCTGGGCATCGGGGTGGATCTGTTCGGGAGAGGGATCACCTCGATTCTTTTTGGCTCTTTTTGCGCCATCCTGATGTTCAAGGGGATGATCCCCCTGCAGGTCCTTTCGAAGTATCGATTCCTGGCGCCGTTCCTGGTGCTCCTGGTGGCGGTCGGGCACTTCAATATCACGGTGGGGGGGTGGCAATCCTTCTGGATGTATGCGAACCCGCTCCTGGCGGGCGCGGCGGTGCTGTTGAGTCTCCAGCCCGGGTCGTGGTTTTACCGGCTGCTGAACATTCCTTTCCTGAAATGGATCGGCGTGCTGTCGTATAGTCTCTATATCTGGCAGCAGCTTTTTACAAACCACCAGCCCTGGGCACACACCATTCCCCACGGGGATGCTTTCTGGGTAAACATCCCGGTCCTGCTCCTCGTCGCCTGCGCGTCCTATTACCTTTTTGAAAAGAAATTCCTGAAGCTGAAAGACCGGTTCCATGGCCCCGCAAAGGCCGTCCGGGGAGAACCCGCCCCGGTTCACTCCATGGCCTGA
- a CDS encoding 2'-5' RNA ligase family protein, translating to MAVKPTSIPPFPEAEYMLVISPEEHLQERIARVRQSLSEKTGIRTREGKTHITLARWQAWDMMEERLLQRLRVLAMEQYPFQVQMEDFKGFPSHTVCIQVPTREPILRLVARVRKHKRLMRSMENDPYFVSEPYLTIARGLTAPQYEQAMQVLGGKHFHASFVASAMLLLKRRAGGQPYQILARFDFEHLPVTARQASLFA from the coding sequence ATGGCTGTCAAACCCACCTCGATACCCCCCTTCCCCGAGGCCGAATACATGTTGGTCATTTCCCCTGAGGAACACCTGCAGGAGCGCATCGCGCGCGTCCGTCAAAGCCTTTCTGAAAAGACCGGCATCCGTACGCGGGAAGGCAAAACCCACATCACGCTGGCCCGCTGGCAGGCCTGGGATATGATGGAGGAACGCCTGTTGCAGCGCCTCCGCGTCCTTGCCATGGAGCAATACCCGTTCCAGGTGCAGATGGAGGATTTCAAGGGGTTCCCTTCGCACACGGTGTGCATTCAGGTCCCTACCCGGGAACCCATCCTCCGGCTGGTGGCCAGGGTCCGAAAACACAAACGGCTGATGCGGTCCATGGAAAACGACCCCTATTTCGTCAGCGAGCCCTACCTGACCATCGCGCGCGGGCTGACCGCACCCCAATATGAACAGGCCATGCAGGTCTTGGGGGGCAAGCACTTCCACGCCTCCTTTGTGGCGAGTGCCATGCTGCTCCTCAAGCGGCGCGCCGGAGGACAGCCGTACCAGATACTGGCGCGGTTCGACTTCGAGCACCTGCCCGTCACGGCCCGGCAGGCCAGTCTTTTTGCATGA
- a CDS encoding PA0069 family radical SAM protein — MRNKRLIKPAQGDSPDYFQGRGAQINTRNRFLQQSYVQEHAEGIDEWGQPDEATIYLEENAKTLVNKVDSPDVGMWYSMNPYQGCEHGCIYCYARNAHEYWGYSAGSDFEHKILVKKNAAQLLRKFLDRKDWEVVPISLSGNTDCYQPAERKFRITRSLLEVALEYRQPIGILTKNAGVLRDADLLREMSSMRLVTVLVSLTTFNEDLRRAMEPRTTTAHQRLKVLETLSSWGIPTGVMTAPMIPGLNDHEMPALLKAAKEAGASRAGYTVVRLNGAIKLLFHDWLYKNFPDRADKVWHQIEACHGGKVNDSEFGRRMSGEGGEADVIRQQFRIHTQRLGLNSERLSLDTSLFRRPGEQMRLF; from the coding sequence ATGAGAAACAAGAGGCTCATAAAACCTGCACAAGGCGATTCGCCAGACTACTTTCAGGGCCGGGGCGCCCAGATCAATACCCGGAACCGTTTCCTGCAACAGTCGTATGTGCAGGAACACGCCGAAGGGATCGACGAATGGGGACAGCCCGACGAAGCCACCATTTACCTGGAAGAAAATGCCAAGACCCTTGTCAACAAGGTGGACAGCCCGGACGTGGGGATGTGGTACAGCATGAACCCCTATCAGGGCTGCGAACACGGCTGTATCTATTGTTACGCACGGAACGCGCACGAGTATTGGGGATACAGCGCCGGGAGCGATTTCGAGCACAAGATCCTGGTGAAAAAGAACGCCGCCCAGCTCCTGAGGAAATTCCTGGATCGCAAGGACTGGGAGGTGGTGCCGATCTCCCTGTCCGGCAATACGGATTGTTATCAACCCGCCGAAAGGAAGTTCCGGATCACGCGCAGCCTGCTGGAGGTGGCCCTGGAGTACCGGCAACCCATAGGGATCCTCACCAAAAACGCGGGCGTCCTCCGGGACGCGGACCTGCTTCGGGAAATGTCCTCCATGCGCCTGGTCACGGTATTGGTATCCCTCACGACGTTTAACGAGGACCTCCGCAGGGCGATGGAACCCCGGACGACGACGGCTCACCAAAGGCTAAAGGTGCTGGAGACACTGAGTAGTTGGGGGATACCCACGGGCGTGATGACCGCGCCCATGATCCCTGGCCTCAACGACCATGAAATGCCCGCCCTGCTCAAAGCGGCCAAAGAAGCGGGGGCATCCAGGGCCGGGTATACCGTTGTCCGGCTCAATGGGGCCATCAAGCTCCTTTTTCATGACTGGCTGTACAAGAATTTCCCGGACCGGGCCGACAAGGTTTGGCACCAGATAGAAGCCTGCCACGGTGGCAAGGTCAACGACAGCGAATTCGGACGGCGAATGAGCGGGGAAGGAGGCGAAGCCGACGTGATCCGCCAGCAGTTCCGCATCCATACACAACGCCTGGGACTCAACAGCGAGCGGCTTTCCCTGGATACTTCCCTGTTCCGCCGGCCCGGAGAACAAATGAGGCTTTTTTAA
- a CDS encoding nucleotidyltransferase family protein: MPLQRAIIFAAGQGPHLKPWTDQHPKALAQVNGKSLLQRNIEYLQRYGIKDVIVNVHHFSDQVIGEIERSKGWGSQVTISDETGGLLRTGGGLKHAAWYFGDTDPFVVMNVDMLTNLDLDKMLAFHQSHGSKVTMAVTKRLTSRNFLFNDQGRLCGWINTQTGEQRMCRADHPLIPKAYSCINIFQPSVFPLITKTGAFSIIDLYIEVAKHALVLGYDHTGDQLVDIGRPESIAKAEMYFQ, encoded by the coding sequence ATGCCACTGCAACGAGCCATTATTTTTGCCGCGGGACAGGGACCGCACCTCAAACCCTGGACAGACCAACATCCGAAAGCCCTGGCCCAGGTCAATGGCAAAAGCCTTCTCCAGCGCAACATAGAATACCTGCAGCGATACGGCATCAAGGACGTGATCGTAAACGTACACCATTTTTCGGACCAGGTCATCGGTGAAATAGAGCGCAGCAAAGGGTGGGGAAGCCAGGTAACGATTTCCGACGAAACCGGTGGACTTTTAAGGACCGGAGGCGGTCTCAAACACGCCGCCTGGTATTTCGGTGACACCGACCCCTTCGTGGTGATGAACGTAGACATGCTCACCAACCTGGACCTGGACAAAATGCTGGCCTTCCACCAGTCCCACGGGTCCAAGGTGACGATGGCCGTGACCAAGCGGCTGACGTCCAGGAATTTCCTTTTCAACGACCAGGGCCGTCTTTGCGGGTGGATCAACACCCAGACAGGTGAACAACGGATGTGCCGGGCAGACCATCCCCTTATCCCCAAGGCCTACAGCTGTATCAATATTTTCCAGCCATCGGTTTTCCCGCTGATCACCAAGACGGGTGCCTTTTCCATCATCGACCTGTATATAGAGGTCGCCAAACACGCACTGGTCTTGGGCTATGACCATACCGGGGATCAACTGGTCGACATCGGCCGCCCGGAAAGCATTGCCAAGGCGGAAATGTACTTTCAATAA
- a CDS encoding aldose 1-epimerase — protein sequence MYRITEQPDSILLSGPDGTQAEIIPSCGALLNYFAIQIGGKPFNVIDAFPDPASAKGAIKPAFQSAKLSPFVCRIRDARYSYQGSLYALEKFTLNGAAIHGLLFDEDFVPVESLEGPDEASVALRFVYKGTDPGYPFTFDCLVRYTLKGASIRLDTEVLNTSHRSIPLADGWHPYFTLGKPIDELEFQFHAHEMLEFENLLPTGRRLSNTHFNRLEKIGKTELDNAFVLDKGYTGAACILRDPLTGISVEIAPDASYPILQIYTPPHRRSIAIENLSGAPDNFNNGIGLIEVQPGEVKVFSTTYTIHAGR from the coding sequence ATGTACCGTATAACCGAACAGCCCGATTCCATCCTCCTGAGCGGACCCGACGGCACCCAGGCCGAAATCATCCCTTCCTGCGGCGCGTTGCTCAACTATTTTGCCATACAAATCGGGGGAAAACCCTTTAACGTCATCGACGCTTTTCCGGACCCTGCGTCCGCAAAGGGCGCCATCAAGCCCGCGTTTCAAAGCGCCAAGCTGTCTCCCTTCGTCTGCCGCATACGGGACGCACGCTATAGTTACCAGGGGAGCCTGTATGCCCTGGAGAAGTTCACCCTCAACGGGGCGGCCATCCACGGGTTGTTGTTTGACGAAGACTTTGTCCCGGTGGAATCCCTCGAAGGCCCCGATGAAGCCTCGGTGGCCCTGCGTTTTGTCTACAAAGGCACCGATCCCGGTTATCCCTTCACGTTTGACTGCCTGGTACGGTACACGCTCAAAGGCGCCTCCATCCGGTTGGATACCGAGGTCCTCAATACCAGCCACCGCAGCATCCCCCTGGCCGACGGCTGGCACCCTTATTTCACCCTGGGCAAACCCATCGACGAACTGGAGTTCCAGTTCCACGCCCACGAAATGCTCGAATTCGAAAACCTCCTGCCCACCGGCCGCCGGCTTAGCAACACCCATTTCAACCGTTTGGAAAAGATCGGCAAGACCGAACTCGACAATGCTTTTGTTTTGGATAAAGGATACACCGGAGCTGCTTGCATCCTTCGGGACCCTTTGACCGGGATTAGTGTCGAGATCGCCCCCGACGCCAGCTACCCCATTCTCCAGATCTACACGCCTCCCCACCGTCGCAGCATCGCCATCGAAAACCTAAGCGGCGCGCCCGATAATTTCAACAACGGGATCGGGTTGATCGAGGTGCAACCCGGGGAGGTGAAGGTGTTTTCGACGACGTATACGATACACGCGGGGCGTTAG
- a CDS encoding acyltransferase family protein: MRERYYSLDVFRGATLVLMILVNNQAGKFVYTPLDHAPWNGCTPTDLVFPFFLFAMGNAFAFVLPRLEQAGPGAFLKKVVWRSFLIFLIGYLLNWAPFFEWKDDHLVFRAIGQIRVMGVLQRLALCYLIGAFLLYYLKPKGAFVAVVAILLLYWWACYAFGTPGDPYSLQGYFGLKVDKAVFGEALLYHGEGVPFDPEGLMSTLPAVGNMVFGYFVGNYILTKGKTYEMLSNLFVAGCVFAVLGLCWDLVFPINKKIWTSSYVLYTVGLAILSLSVLVFVIEFRGWKGGWTKFFDVFGKNPLFLYILSSFFPKLQRLIRWDDIDPVDGKPIHTAPLGWFYNHVCYPLAIDKRAAAVMYAVTLIALYWVVAYYLDKKKKYIRV; encoded by the coding sequence ATGCGCGAGCGCTATTACTCTTTAGACGTCTTCAGGGGAGCCACGCTGGTCCTGATGATCCTGGTCAATAACCAGGCGGGAAAGTTTGTATACACACCGTTGGACCATGCGCCCTGGAACGGGTGTACACCCACGGACCTGGTCTTCCCCTTTTTCCTTTTTGCGATGGGGAACGCCTTTGCCTTTGTGTTGCCGCGTTTGGAGCAGGCGGGGCCGGGGGCCTTTTTGAAAAAAGTCGTCTGGCGGAGCTTTCTGATTTTCCTCATCGGTTACCTCCTGAACTGGGCGCCTTTTTTCGAGTGGAAGGATGACCACCTGGTGTTCCGGGCGATCGGCCAGATCCGTGTCATGGGGGTCTTACAGCGGCTGGCGCTTTGTTACCTTATAGGCGCTTTCCTGCTGTACTATCTAAAGCCGAAAGGGGCATTTGTGGCCGTCGTGGCGATCTTGTTGCTGTATTGGTGGGCGTGTTATGCATTTGGTACGCCGGGCGATCCTTACAGCCTTCAGGGTTACTTTGGGCTAAAGGTCGATAAGGCGGTGTTTGGAGAAGCGCTGCTGTACCATGGCGAGGGCGTACCCTTCGATCCGGAAGGCCTGATGAGCACGCTTCCTGCGGTGGGGAATATGGTATTTGGCTATTTCGTGGGGAATTATATCCTGACCAAAGGCAAGACCTATGAGATGCTGAGCAACCTTTTTGTCGCGGGTTGTGTGTTTGCCGTGCTGGGCTTGTGCTGGGACCTGGTTTTCCCGATCAATAAAAAGATCTGGACGAGCTCCTATGTTCTTTATACCGTGGGGCTGGCGATCCTTTCCCTGTCGGTCCTCGTCTTCGTGATCGAGTTCCGCGGGTGGAAAGGAGGGTGGACAAAGTTTTTTGACGTCTTTGGCAAGAATCCCCTTTTCCTATATATCCTCAGTTCTTTTTTCCCCAAACTCCAGCGACTGATCCGGTGGGACGATATTGACCCGGTAGACGGAAAGCCCATCCATACGGCCCCGCTGGGCTGGTTTTATAACCACGTCTGTTATCCGCTGGCGATCGACAAAAGGGCCGCGGCCGTCATGTACGCGGTGACGCTGATCGCGCTTTATTGGGTCGTCGCTTATTACCTGGACAAAAAGAAGAAATACATCCGGGTCTAA
- a CDS encoding bifunctional YncE family protein/alkaline phosphatase family protein has product MNILRMTSGRVSAVALLMSVLLAGTAATAQTLDQLNSERIHLPNGWALTPVGTSIGLGDLPLNMVVAPGRKYMAVTNNGQSDQSIELVDLAKGVVSDSMPIRRSWLGLTFSEDGHYLYAAGGTNNCILRYTVADGKLTQSDSIPLGPRWPNAIWPAGIAVNKGQLYVVTKDDKSLYVLDLASHAIMQKIALPGEGYACLLSPDKKELYVTCWGGDAVLIYDTQSWQQLASIPVGDNPNDACLSRSGKYLFVANSNDNSVSVIDVKHRKVLETLNAALYPDAPDGSTTNSVALSEDERTLYIANADNNCLAVYDVSHPGSSTSKGFIPVGWYPTCVRVMGKTIFVADGKGFSSAANPFGPNPIQRRQRVNYQAGDAQKPRDVQYIGALFRGTLSMIPEPDAAQLAIDQQAVYANTPYNKGEEKQAQGEEGNPVPRTVGAPSPIQYVFYIIKENRTYDQVLGDMPEGNGDSSLVLFGQKVTPNEHAISRDFVLLDNFYVDAEVSADGHNWSSAAYATDYVEKTWPTSYGGRGGKYDFEGQGKTGWPKGGYIWDHCKAAGVTYRTYGEFADDGKPNIPAVEGHFCPYYTGFDLSVRDTVRYGQWVRDFDSLVANHAVPHFNYVRFGNDHTQGLSMGKPTPFAFVADNDLAFGLFLEHLSQSPIWSQSVVFVLEDDAQNGPDHVDAHRSTAYIAGGYVKRHFVDHTAYSTSSMLRTIELILGMSPMSQYDAAATPMWRCFADTPDTTGYMALPAQVDLNDKNTVASIWSKRSGQMDFTREDRVPDREFNEILWKGLKGDQAPLPAPHRSAFVRPAAQGDND; this is encoded by the coding sequence ATGAATATCCTTCGTATGACTTCCGGCCGCGTGTCTGCGGTGGCGCTTTTGATGTCGGTGCTCCTCGCGGGGACAGCCGCAACGGCGCAAACCCTCGATCAACTCAATAGCGAACGCATCCACCTCCCCAACGGCTGGGCACTAACGCCAGTGGGTACCAGCATCGGCCTCGGCGACCTGCCGCTGAACATGGTCGTAGCACCAGGACGGAAGTACATGGCCGTAACGAACAACGGCCAAAGCGATCAAAGCATCGAACTGGTGGACCTGGCGAAAGGGGTCGTCTCCGACAGCATGCCCATCCGCCGGTCGTGGCTGGGGCTGACGTTTTCGGAGGACGGGCATTACTTATATGCGGCAGGAGGGACAAACAATTGCATCTTAAGATACACCGTAGCGGACGGGAAGCTCACGCAGTCGGACTCGATTCCGCTGGGGCCGCGCTGGCCGAATGCGATCTGGCCGGCGGGGATCGCGGTGAATAAGGGTCAGCTATACGTGGTGACCAAGGACGACAAGTCGCTGTATGTCCTGGACCTGGCGAGTCACGCCATCATGCAAAAGATCGCGTTGCCGGGAGAGGGATATGCCTGCTTGTTGTCCCCGGACAAAAAGGAGTTGTACGTGACCTGCTGGGGTGGAGACGCGGTGTTGATATACGACACGCAAAGCTGGCAGCAGCTCGCAAGCATCCCCGTGGGGGACAATCCCAACGACGCGTGTTTGTCCCGCTCGGGGAAATATCTTTTTGTGGCGAACAGCAACGACAATTCGGTGTCGGTGATCGATGTAAAACACCGGAAAGTGCTGGAGACGCTGAACGCGGCCCTTTACCCGGACGCGCCGGACGGGTCGACGACCAACAGCGTGGCCCTGAGCGAGGACGAGCGGACGCTGTACATCGCCAACGCGGATAACAATTGTCTCGCGGTGTACGACGTCAGCCATCCGGGTTCCAGCACGAGCAAGGGTTTTATCCCGGTGGGGTGGTACCCTACCTGTGTACGGGTCATGGGCAAGACGATCTTTGTGGCCGATGGCAAGGGATTTTCGTCTGCGGCCAACCCGTTTGGACCCAATCCGATCCAGCGGCGGCAACGCGTAAACTACCAGGCGGGGGACGCGCAAAAACCGAGGGATGTGCAATACATCGGGGCGCTGTTTCGGGGGACCCTGAGTATGATCCCGGAACCGGACGCCGCCCAGCTGGCCATCGATCAGCAGGCGGTGTATGCGAATACGCCGTACAACAAAGGGGAGGAAAAGCAGGCGCAGGGCGAAGAAGGGAATCCCGTTCCCCGGACGGTGGGGGCGCCTTCACCGATTCAATACGTGTTTTATATTATCAAAGAGAACCGGACGTATGACCAGGTCTTAGGGGACATGCCGGAGGGCAACGGGGATTCGAGCCTTGTGTTGTTCGGGCAAAAGGTGACGCCCAACGAGCACGCCATCAGCCGCGATTTTGTGTTGCTGGACAATTTCTACGTGGACGCGGAGGTGAGTGCGGACGGTCACAACTGGAGCTCCGCGGCGTATGCGACGGACTATGTGGAAAAGACCTGGCCGACGAGCTATGGCGGAAGGGGCGGTAAATACGACTTTGAGGGCCAGGGCAAAACGGGCTGGCCCAAGGGGGGATATATCTGGGATCATTGTAAAGCGGCGGGGGTGACCTACCGGACCTACGGTGAATTTGCCGACGATGGGAAACCGAACATTCCGGCGGTGGAAGGTCACTTTTGCCCCTATTATACCGGTTTTGACCTTTCGGTGAGGGACACGGTACGGTACGGGCAATGGGTCCGGGACTTCGACTCGCTGGTGGCTAACCATGCCGTCCCCCATTTCAACTACGTCCGTTTCGGGAACGACCATACACAGGGGTTGAGCATGGGCAAACCGACGCCTTTTGCTTTCGTGGCGGACAACGACCTGGCCTTTGGCTTGTTCCTGGAGCACCTTAGCCAAAGCCCCATCTGGTCCCAAAGCGTGGTATTCGTCCTGGAGGATGACGCCCAAAACGGACCCGACCACGTGGATGCGCACCGGAGCACGGCGTATATCGCCGGCGGATACGTCAAGCGGCACTTTGTCGACCACACGGCGTATTCTACGTCGTCCATGCTCCGCACCATTGAACTGATCCTGGGCATGTCTCCGATGAGCCAGTACGACGCGGCGGCCACGCCGATGTGGCGCTGTTTTGCCGACACGCCGGATACGACTGGTTATATGGCCCTGCCCGCACAGGTGGACCTGAACGACAAAAACACCGTGGCCAGCATCTGGTCGAAGCGCTCCGGGCAAATGGACTTCACCCGGGAAGACCGCGTCCCCGACCGGGAATTCAACGAGATCCTCTGGAAGGGCCTCAAGGGTGACCAGGCGCCGCTGCCGGCGCCGCACCGCAGCGCGTTCGTGCGCCCGGCGGCGCAGGGGGATAACGACTAA
- a CDS encoding DUF6934 family protein has product MTVAIAIDFENVYKFDSVSEDWKKSTFRPEVMKGEKVPLIVEIGSEAHELLPNVYNLAFGPRGPKGRIDDKALLTYKDYSKVFSTILFTGLTYLNINNGHFIGIDGSNNARAFLYYRIIQKNFDYLDHYFNIYGLKYYVRITRFGKRQYDNPFDFEDVLPSPARIQKGGRTSVDLMYNYFIFNRK; this is encoded by the coding sequence GTGACTGTTGCAATCGCTATCGATTTTGAGAATGTCTACAAGTTCGACTCGGTTTCCGAGGACTGGAAAAAAAGCACCTTTCGACCGGAGGTGATGAAGGGGGAAAAAGTACCACTAATTGTAGAGATCGGCAGTGAGGCCCATGAACTGCTGCCAAACGTGTATAACCTGGCCTTTGGCCCCCGGGGCCCGAAAGGCCGCATCGATGACAAAGCCCTGCTAACCTATAAAGACTATTCTAAAGTATTTTCAACGATTCTCTTCACCGGTCTTACGTATTTGAACATCAACAATGGACACTTCATCGGCATTGACGGTTCCAACAATGCAAGGGCATTCCTATACTATAGGATTATACAAAAGAACTTCGATTACCTTGACCACTATTTCAATATATATGGTTTGAAATATTATGTGAGGATCACCCGGTTTGGAAAACGCCAATATGATAACCCCTTTGATTTTGAAGATGTTTTGCCCTCTCCCGCCAGGATACAAAAAGGGGGGAGAACAAGTGTGGACTTGATGTACAACTATTTTATTTTCAATAGAAAATGA
- a CDS encoding N-acetylmuramoyl-L-alanine amidase, with product MPKVKLLLLAFLLAACATNPYKATNRSYRQQVKAYARSLRQTPLTPGTDSVPAPPYWAGTVNFNLRKPNMVIIHHTAQNGCPETLHTFTVTRTQVSAHYVICRDGTIYHMLNDYLRAWQAGVSKWGNITDVNSISIGIELDNNGFEPFPDAQVGSLLRLLATLKTTYHIPAANFIGHGDIAPTRKDDPSAYFPWKTLYDHGFGLWYGDTTGVIVPSGFSPLLGLRLIGYDITDSSAAALAFKRHFMSDTVKSWGDQESKILYMLYRAYQ from the coding sequence ATGCCAAAGGTTAAGCTCCTTCTTCTCGCCTTCCTCCTGGCCGCCTGCGCCACCAACCCCTACAAGGCGACCAACCGCTCTTACAGACAGCAGGTGAAGGCCTACGCCCGTTCCCTCCGTCAGACACCGCTCACCCCCGGTACCGATTCCGTTCCCGCGCCCCCCTACTGGGCCGGCACCGTCAACTTCAACCTCCGGAAACCCAATATGGTCATCATCCACCATACTGCCCAAAACGGCTGCCCGGAGACGCTACATACTTTTACGGTTACCCGCACACAAGTCAGCGCCCACTACGTTATTTGCCGGGACGGTACCATCTACCACATGCTCAACGACTATCTCCGCGCCTGGCAGGCCGGTGTCAGCAAGTGGGGGAATATCACCGACGTCAATTCAATATCCATTGGGATAGAACTCGACAACAACGGGTTCGAGCCTTTCCCCGACGCGCAGGTCGGGAGCCTCCTGCGGCTGCTCGCAACGCTAAAGACAACGTATCATATCCCCGCCGCCAACTTCATCGGTCACGGGGACATAGCGCCCACGCGCAAAGATGATCCCAGTGCGTACTTCCCCTGGAAGACGCTGTATGATCATGGGTTTGGGTTGTGGTATGGGGATACGACCGGGGTGATTGTTCCCTCCGGGTTCAGTCCGCTGTTGGGACTACGGCTGATCGGGTATGACATTACCGATAGCAGCGCGGCGGCACTCGCGTTCAAGCGGCATTTTATGTCGGATACTGTTAAGTCTTGGGGGGATCAGGAAAGCAAGATTCTGTATATGCTTTACCGGGCTTATCAGTAA
- a CDS encoding glutathione peroxidase, whose product MLKAVLLMSLLLVTNVTPQTIHKFKVTDIDGGTINFAKFKGKYILVVNTASQCGYTKQYADLEKLYETYKDKLVVVGFPANNFGGQEPGSNAEIKTFCTGKYNVTFPMAAKVSVKGDDIAPLFDWLTHKQKNGVMDAEIKWNFTKFLLDKDGTLITKFDSPVTPMDPKITAYLN is encoded by the coding sequence ATGTTAAAAGCCGTACTGCTGATGAGCCTGTTGCTCGTCACCAACGTTACACCCCAAACCATTCATAAATTCAAGGTGACCGACATCGACGGAGGCACCATCAATTTCGCCAAATTCAAAGGCAAGTACATCCTCGTTGTCAACACCGCCTCCCAGTGCGGCTACACCAAGCAATACGCCGACCTGGAAAAGCTCTACGAAACCTACAAAGATAAGCTCGTCGTGGTCGGCTTCCCCGCCAACAACTTCGGCGGCCAGGAACCCGGTTCCAACGCAGAGATCAAAACCTTCTGCACCGGCAAATACAACGTTACTTTCCCCATGGCCGCCAAGGTGTCCGTCAAAGGCGACGACATCGCCCCCCTCTTCGACTGGCTCACCCACAAGCAAAAGAACGGTGTGATGGACGCCGAGATCAAATGGAACTTCACCAAGTTCCTCCTGGATAAGGACGGCACGCTCATCACCAAGTTCGATAGCCCGGTGACGCCGATGGATCCGAAGATTACGGCGTATTTGAACTAA